The Psychrilyobacter piezotolerans genome has a segment encoding these proteins:
- the orr gene encoding ornithine racemase Orr, with translation MTYPKLTIDLKKIEENTREMVRRCRARGIAVAGVTKMVCGNEIIADALVDAGVEVLADARIENLKKISDLKVPKMLIRIPMASQAEKIVKYSDISLVSEVSTIKALGNQAVIQEKVYNIVLMVDLGDLREGIFYMDEIFDAVEKIKEIAGIRLLGIGSNLTCYGGILPTEENLRRLIEIRSTLEDKFALTLEIISGGNSGALSLFEDDSLPEEVNQLRLGASLLLGIGLDDKPVKGLNVDTFRLEAEIVEIKLKPSVPIGEVGLDAFGKVPVFIDRGIRRRAICALGKQDILPDYLTPIDEDIIVLGASSDHLILDITDSSKEYCVNGRVEFNLSYGGCLSAMASGYINKVFI, from the coding sequence ATGACCTATCCAAAGTTAACGATAGATTTAAAAAAGATTGAAGAAAATACCCGTGAGATGGTGAGACGGTGCCGGGCAAGAGGAATAGCTGTAGCCGGTGTCACAAAGATGGTTTGCGGAAATGAAATTATAGCAGATGCCCTAGTGGATGCAGGAGTTGAGGTTTTAGCCGATGCAAGGATTGAAAATCTTAAAAAAATATCTGATCTCAAAGTGCCGAAGATGCTGATCAGGATTCCTATGGCCAGTCAGGCGGAAAAAATAGTGAAGTATTCAGATATCTCTCTGGTTTCTGAAGTGTCCACTATAAAAGCACTTGGAAATCAGGCTGTTATACAAGAGAAGGTATATAATATAGTCTTAATGGTGGATCTGGGCGATTTGAGGGAAGGCATATTTTATATGGATGAAATATTTGATGCAGTGGAAAAGATAAAGGAGATTGCCGGAATTAGACTCCTTGGAATAGGAAGTAACTTGACCTGCTATGGAGGTATTCTCCCCACAGAAGAAAATTTAAGGAGATTAATTGAAATTAGATCTACATTGGAAGATAAGTTTGCTCTGACCCTGGAGATCATCTCTGGAGGGAATTCAGGAGCCCTCAGTTTATTTGAAGATGATTCACTACCAGAGGAAGTTAACCAGTTGAGACTGGGAGCTTCACTGCTGCTGGGAATAGGTTTGGATGATAAACCTGTCAAAGGCCTCAATGTGGACACATTCAGATTAGAGGCTGAAATAGTGGAGATCAAGCTTAAACCCTCTGTTCCTATAGGGGAGGTTGGTCTGGATGCCTTTGGAAAAGTGCCTGTTTTTATAGACAGAGGCATCAGAAGACGGGCTATATGCGCCCTGGGAAAACAGGACATCTTGCCGGACTACCTGACTCCCATAGATGAAGATATTATTGTTTTAGGTGCCAGCAGTGACCACCTTATCCTGGATATAACAGACTCTTCCAAGGAATATTGTGTAAATGGCAGGGTGGAATTTAATCTGAGTTATGGAGGATGCCTCTCAGCCATGGCTTCTGGATATATTAACAAGGTATTTATATAG
- a CDS encoding chalcone isomerase family protein, with amino-acid sequence MKKIILFLFIFSTFSYTRTVNGILLKDKIKVHNQKLFLNGAGTRNKFFIDIYVGSLYVVTPTNDPASIINSNTIKSMHLHIVTSWINRKLLKSALRAELRSSSTGEEMDELQEEIDTFLSTFNEEIIRGDKFIFNIIPGAGVEVYKNNRLIKSIEGDQFSKRLIQLWIGDTPVDRKLKAGILGN; translated from the coding sequence ATGAAAAAAATTATATTATTTTTATTTATTTTTTCTACATTTTCATACACCAGAACAGTCAACGGAATTCTTCTAAAGGATAAAATTAAAGTTCATAATCAGAAGCTTTTTTTAAATGGTGCCGGAACCAGAAATAAATTTTTTATAGATATATATGTAGGTTCCCTATATGTTGTTACCCCTACAAATGATCCAGCATCTATAATTAACTCCAACACCATTAAGAGTATGCATCTTCATATTGTAACCAGCTGGATCAACCGCAAATTATTAAAAAGTGCCCTCAGGGCTGAATTGAGAAGTTCATCCACCGGAGAAGAGATGGATGAACTGCAGGAAGAGATAGATACTTTTTTATCTACATTCAATGAAGAAATCATAAGGGGAGATAAATTTATTTTTAATATAATCCCCGGTGCAGGGGTAGAAGTTTATAAAAATAACAGGCTGATTAAATCTATAGAGGGAGACCAGTTCAGTAAAAGACTGATCCAGCTGTGGATAGGAGATACTCCTGTGGACAGAAAATTAAAAGCTGGAATCTTAGGAAATTAG
- a CDS encoding helix-turn-helix domain-containing protein yields the protein MLENIGENIGEKIKELRINKGMTLRGLGETVDLSAGFLSQLERGLTTISVDVLQRISVELGVELTYFFREVEVKNEEKVIMRGYEKEVYELVNSQFVHYHLSNNLTDKDMVPRMIDILPKEKQERLKGYSHEGEEFIYVLEGILTLVMDDREETLFPGDSAHYSSQSLHNWGNNTSKKTRIIAVGTPNIYKK from the coding sequence ATGTTAGAGAATATAGGAGAAAATATAGGAGAAAAAATAAAAGAATTGAGAATAAATAAGGGAATGACACTAAGGGGTCTGGGAGAAACAGTAGATCTATCTGCTGGATTTTTATCCCAGCTGGAAAGAGGCCTTACAACTATATCGGTGGATGTACTTCAAAGAATCTCAGTGGAACTAGGTGTAGAACTTACTTATTTTTTTCGTGAAGTGGAAGTAAAAAATGAAGAAAAAGTAATAATGCGGGGGTATGAAAAAGAAGTTTATGAATTGGTTAATTCACAGTTTGTCCATTACCATTTGAGTAATAACCTTACAGATAAGGATATGGTACCAAGAATGATAGATATTCTGCCAAAGGAGAAACAGGAAAGATTAAAGGGATACTCCCATGAGGGAGAGGAATTCATATATGTATTGGAAGGGATTCTTACCCTTGTGATGGATGACAGGGAGGAAACTCTATTCCCGGGAGATAGCGCACACTATAGCTCCCAGTCTCTTCATAACTGGGGGAATAATACAAGTAAGAAAACAAGAATAATAGCTGTAGGAACACCTAACATCTATAAAAAATAA
- a CDS encoding trans-4-hydroxy-L-proline dehydratase activase, with amino-acid sequence MEGTIVNVQKYSVHDGPGIRTTIFFKGCPLKCWWCHNPESISLKEEIMSCEDKCTNCGRCIKICREEAIKLKDGNPFVELEKCKSCGRCAEFCISDAKEHVGRKVHVDELIVQIKKDIPFYEESGGGVTFSGGEPLMQGEFLNEVLKRCKKIHINTTLDTCGYSDWEKIDKIHDKVDLFLYDLKIFDEKKHIKYTGVSNKLILENLKKLSSLGKNIYVRMPIIKGINDDREHVDNCVEFLSELNILQVNLLPYHKLGMNKYNKLAKEYKLTGEEKPSDSEMREIAEKFRTAGIKVKIGG; translated from the coding sequence ATGGAAGGGACAATTGTAAATGTTCAAAAATATTCAGTTCATGATGGACCCGGGATAAGAACTACTATATTTTTTAAAGGGTGCCCGTTAAAGTGCTGGTGGTGCCACAACCCAGAGAGTATAAGCTTAAAAGAAGAGATCATGTCTTGTGAAGATAAGTGTACAAACTGTGGCAGGTGTATAAAAATATGCAGAGAGGAGGCTATAAAGCTAAAGGATGGAAACCCCTTTGTAGAACTGGAAAAGTGTAAATCTTGCGGCAGGTGTGCTGAATTTTGTATAAGTGACGCCAAAGAACACGTGGGGAGAAAAGTTCATGTAGATGAACTTATTGTTCAGATAAAAAAAGATATCCCCTTTTATGAGGAATCAGGAGGTGGGGTAACTTTTTCAGGAGGAGAACCTTTAATGCAGGGGGAGTTTTTAAATGAAGTTTTAAAGAGGTGTAAGAAGATCCACATCAATACTACTCTTGATACCTGTGGTTATTCGGATTGGGAAAAAATAGATAAAATTCATGATAAGGTAGACCTGTTTTTATATGATTTAAAGATATTTGATGAGAAAAAACATATTAAATATACCGGGGTATCCAATAAATTGATATTGGAAAATTTAAAAAAATTATCCAGCCTGGGTAAGAATATATATGTAAGAATGCCGATTATAAAAGGTATAAATGATGACAGGGAGCATGTAGATAATTGTGTGGAATTTTTATCAGAACTTAATATACTCCAGGTAAATCTACTTCCCTATCATAAATTAGGCATGAATAAGTATAACAAATTAGCTAAAGAATACAAATTAACAGGAGAAGAAAAACCATCTGACAGTGAGATGAGAGAAATAGCCGAAAAATTTAGAACAGCAGGAATAAAAGTAAAAATAGGGGGATAA